Below is a genomic region from Medicago truncatula cultivar Jemalong A17 chromosome 3, MtrunA17r5.0-ANR, whole genome shotgun sequence.
GCAAAAACCCTACTGATTCCAACATAGGACGGGCTGCACCTCCCACTCATAGAGAGAGCAGGAACTAGCTAGCAGGGCACTTAGCCATGAACCACTTCCAAGCTAAGAGTTTCACTCTATCTACCACTGACATTGCCTCACAAAAAGATGAAGAACTTTATTTTCTTCTCGCATTTTTCCCTAATGCGAGAAGAAAATATGTatttacacctttttttttttaactatttttttgaagtttcgaATACGGTATCTAGAGATGCGCAAGGGACGGATAATAACCAACCCTAGCCATGTCCTAAatttgattggatgattttgaaGTCCCTAACCCATCCCTAGCTTAACCCGATAATTTATGCCTCATGTTGGACTGGATTTAAGACAAAATCGAGTTGGCTTGAAATACATTTACAACGTTTTTAATGACTTTGCTACACACACATCCCTAATAAATCTCATTTTATAAGTCATTAAAATCCATTTTCTTGGGGAAAACGGATACTACAATCAGTAACAATATTTCATGCCTATGTAGACTTTACCAGcaaaattgttttcatgatCAAGTTCTTTACCTTAATGGTTTGAGCTGGTTGAAGTTCACTAAGCACACCTCAATTGTTTTTATATCAGTTGCTCAACCCAAAAATTTGCTTGAAGTTCATGAACCAATGATGCATAACACTTGTTCCGTTGTTCGTACTCAACTCTTCACACAAGATTTCTTGCATCACAAACAAATGCTCACTGATACCGGTTGTTAGAGAACTGAAAGTTCAACTCAAGTTACATGCAAAATCTAAAGAGAAGAATCAGAGACAGTATTCTGGATAATGCACTTGTATTATAATTGCACTTATTCTTATGTTTGACTGAATAACTAATTAACTAACCAACACATATagttaactaactaactaacggAAATTGAATTACATATAACAAGGAACTAGGTAGTTGGTAAAGTTTCTGATTTTCTTATGGTGGAGTTATTTAtagaaacataaattattttgtatatttcaaaCTGTTGCAATAAGGGAGTTGATGGAGCATATGATTCTATGTTACATAGATAAACAAAATTCAATCTTTAGTTCTTAACCAACACAATGCCTCTGAAAGGTGGAGGAAGCTTAGAATCCGCCATGGTAGTGATGCTGAGTTTAGAAGAGTGCGGTGGAAGTAGGAATGCTTTCAACACCTGATAAGTGAGTTGATGGACCATGATCCTTTAGAGAATGTGGAAGTAAGTGGTTTCTTGAACTGTTGCAGAATTTCGAGTAATTCCACATGAGCAGCTGATCTATTAGAAAATATCCAATGATAAAACCTGATGCGTAGTCGAAGGCGAAGTGTCTgactttgaatttttaaataaatagttggCGAGGAAGTCACATAGAGCTGAAATCAGGCCCGGTGCAGGCAACCAGTTTAGATAGTATAAGACTTTTTTTGGCTTCAAAACGATAGTAGCATCGATCTTGGTTAGCAAAAAAAACGATAGTAGAGCGAAGTGTCtaactttgaatttttaaataaatagttggTGAGGAAATGATGGATGGATGAAACCGGTTGGCTGAGACGCATACATATCGTCCAGATTTACTTTAAATCAACTAGGCGTTTAAATTTACAGCTACATAACGATAGTAGCATCGATCGTGgttagcaaaataaaaatattcattcatatgaagtggttttgattattattattacaaggGTTGAAGGAAAGCTCCCACCAATCTTAAACTCTAGAAATGGAAAAAGTAGGAAAGTAATGTCAAAAGACGTCTGATTGTCTGAATGGAGTCCAGATATAGGTCTTGGTTACAAGGTTTTGAATCAAAGCTTCCAGAACCAAATTATAAAACACcaaatgacaaataaaacaGAAAAGCCAAAGTCACGTAGCGAATGGAATCCATATTTTCCTTGATTTGTGCATGATGAGGAggaaatgtttgattttgaattgaagAATCATAGAAGGAAAGAAGAACAAAATACGACATCTTTGAGTTGTATCATGGAGAACCTGAATTTCTGTCAAACATTAACACAAATAATCGAGTCAGTTTTCTCATACAGTTgtcaatttaattaatcatgTTAAATGAAGCGTCCCTATAAAACTAGATGCCATAACCAGCATCGTTCATGAAAAGTATCTTCAGTTATTTCACAAGATATTTGTGAAATAACTCATCAGGTTCCCTTTTGCAACCAGTTTTACCACCTGATGAGCCTACTCAGTGTTACAATGCATTCAATTAATGCCAGAAAATGGTGTTTTTGAATAATGAATTTGGTGTTTCATTTATGTCCATTTACTCTCctatcaaattatatatatattttccattTGCATGACTCCAATTTTAGTATTTACTATGTGTGCAttgtttagtttaggttgaaACATTTGAAATCTCTGTTGAGTAGTATAATTTATGGACGAGTATCAGAAACAGATTCTGTAGACTAATTTAACCAGTATCTCACTatgtcattctttttttttttaaccatccGGTTCCTAAGGGAAGGGTACTCTGATAATCCAGAGTTCGGCCAGTAGGTAAGTAAATCCTAGAAAAAACATGTTCCACCTAAGAATCGAATTTAGGTACTCCCGAGCTATTTGCCCTTAGGGGAGTTCAGTAACCACTTGAGCCCTATTACTTGGTTCACTATGTCATTTTGTGAGTGATAtgcatttgttttcttttgtcaatCTCTGAGATTTTGTTTGGATATATACTAAGGCTATGATAGGGAGTAGGGTTTTGGAGggaaaaacatttttcatttctaAAGTAAACAAATTATAAGATgcttttaaaattgattgaaagagtgattgaaatattatatgattatctATCATgttatactttattttatttttaaatctttaatATACATCAAGAAAGGAAGTGAGAGATGCGATAAGCAACATAAACGTGTCATGAAATTAGATAGAGATAAAGGAAAAGATGTTTAAAACATATACAAGAGAAAGAATAGTGAAAATTTCAAGcatattaaagataaataagAGAAGCATTGCGCGATCAGAGGAGAGGTACCTTCTTGTTTTGAAGCTTGCTAGACACCATAGCATTCTCAATTGCTCAGGACTCCTTGGAGGACGAGTTTATGGTGCGAATCTCATAATCATAGTATTTTGGGCCAAACCATTGACGAAAGAAAACACGAGGAACATGCTTGATAATCCAGTAGCTGTGTCCTTTGTCTGGTTCAATGCTGTTAACAAATTCATCTGACATATCAGATAAGTCAATGACTTTGAGTTTATCCAAGTGTTTGCAGCCAGAGGGTATCTCCTTCAGTTGAGGGATCTTTTCCAATATTATATGCTCAAGAGAAATCAAAGCTCCTTTCTCTATAAGGATCAAATTTAGTCTATTCACGTGACGGAGAACCAGttctttcaatttttgaaaCCCTTCATTTTCAAAATGGAAAATTTCACCCTCGTAGGTATTATGCCCAACAGAGAGCTTCAGCAAATTTGGCAAGTTTTTCAGTGACTGCATTGGATCATCTTTCAGCTTGGATAAAGCCAGCTTTATCTCAACAAGACCCTCAAGTTTGGAAACCCAATTAGGCAACTTCTGTAGTCTAGCTTTCAAATGAAGCCGCCTAAGTTTTGGTGGGGTTGACACAAAGTTCAAGTCAATAATTTCATCCTCGCATATTGCAGTGATATTAAGTGATTCAAGGTGCTGCATCTTTTCTACTGCTGCACTTAAGGCATTCCCATGTTCTCTTTTTACATGCCTTAAACCTAACTTCCATAATTGCCTTAACATTTCCATCTCTTCAATAAGATCTACTCCCCCATGATCTACCTCCACATAACAAAGTTTTTGAAGGGAAGTCAAGTTTTTAATACCTTTAACCATCCGCACACCAGTTGTAAAGCCCAAAACAGAATACTTTGCATCATAGTTACGATGGAAAGCAAGAAGGTGTCGTAgctttgtgagcttgtttatTTCACCTGGCATCTCATGAACATGTGTTTCTCTTAAGTCCAATGTCTCTAAGTTCTGTAATTCACCAATAGATTTAGGAAGAACCTTTACTTTTGTATTCCTTAGGTTTAAGTACCTTAAGTGAAAAAGATTCCCCAAATTTTTAGGAATATGATTCAAAGACGTACCCTGAATGTCAAGTACCTTCAATATCCTAGAGTGTGAACATAATTTACCAATGAAAGGCTCCAGCAATCCACCTTTTCCAAAAACATGAATAGCACGAAAATGTGAATTGTTTGTTCTCTGCAACGCATTGTTGGAATTAGAAGCAATTGATAAGCGTCTAGTTATTCCAACTGCAACTGAATCACCTTCATGCACAAAATGACAGAAACTtaaattcttcatttttctaatgATAACTTCCCGCAATAAATCATGGACTTGACATGTTTTAACTTTCCCTTCAAAGCCAACATTTGAGACCTGAATCAGACTTCTGTGAATCAATTCTGACAAGTATTCCTCAGCCACTTGCTCCAAAGTTCTTCTCTCATCAGATTTGACAAACCCCTCAGCTATCCATTGCCTAGTTAGTCTCCTATGATTAATGGAGTAATCCTCTGGATATATACCAAAATACAAAATGCATGGTTTTAAATAGTACGGCAGGCTGTCATAACTGAGAGATAAAATCTTTGTTAGACTAGTTAAATGGGCATTACGTCCCAATTCCAGTCTCATATTTTCACTCACGTTTTGCCATTCAATCattgttttagattttgttgAAAGTAGACCACCAATGGCTACAATTGCCAGAGGTAGCTGCTTGCATTTTTGAACAATTTCTTTTGACACAGCCTTAAGCTCTGGTGGACAATGCCCACCAGGTTCAAATCTAAATACTTTCTTACAGAAGAGTTCCCATGCTTTGTTTGGAGGCAAAAGTTGCAGGTTATGAATATGAGTTAGAAAGGATTTCTTGAAAAATTCTGCAACATGCATCATTCTAGTAGTGATTATGATCCTACTACCTTTATTGTTATTAGGCATGGCAAATTCAATCTGGTCGGAAAAATCTTCTTGCCAAACATCATCAAAGAATATCAAGTACCTCTTATGTTGGAGGTATTGCCTCACTTCTTCAATCAGTGACTGGTCATCCTTTTTGTGCAACATCTGTGGAAGAGGGTCTTCAGTTCCCCGACAAAATTGCTCCATCATGTTTATCAACAAACCTCTCACAGTGTATGATTGAGAAACTGTGACGCAAGCATAACAATCAAAGTTTGCTGTTACCTTTTGGCTTTCAAAAACTAGCTTGGCAAGAGTGGTTTTTCCTAGACCCCCCATTCCTACCACTGATATGACTGTGCGCTCAGCTGCACCCTCCAATAACCAACCATATATTTCTTCTCTTGGGCCTTCAAATCCTACAATTTCTGTTTCTTCAATGAAAAGGGAAGACAGTCGAGGGTCGTGCCATCTTCCATTTTCTGCCTCTCCAGGACTGCTGTTGCTGCTGCTTGAGGATCCTTgttcatttgaaatttgaaagttaTACCTCTCGCTTCTTTTCTTGATTCCGTGAGTTGTCAGCTTGATGTCTTGAATCTCTGATGCAATTTTGTGACGGGGAATCAAAGTTTTGATTAACCTTGGAGTCATGCATAAAGATCTGCATCCAGGAGGATTGGCCCTATGCATTAGTCGAAGGTATTCATCAATGACATCTTCAATGCGAAATGATGCTTCTCTCAGCTGCTTCACCCAAGTTCTTATTCCATCGTTGATGTCTGCTTCATCCGCAGCCCTTCTGTCTGCATCTTTGAGGAAGACTAGAATGATCTCAAGTTCATCTTTGATATCTGAAAAATCTCTGTGTACACCTCTCAGAagatttgtttcttcttttaggAATTTGAACACTTCCCCTAGGGCAAACAATACTGCAGTCTCTGCCATTTAACTCTCATATCATTCTAGTGTGgtatttttcctctctttttatttttctctgtaCAGCAACTTTGAATGGTGGTAGGGAAAACAAAGCCTTAaaagacaatatttttttgttgttaaaagtGTATAGTAATGTGATGTAACGTGCTTTAGATTTATTAATTTGGTGTACAGCTGTGATGCAACTAAACATGCTTAAAAAATATGACTTTGACCAACTCATCTGTGGCAGCACTCATCTGTCttacaattaattattaattagttaCAAACATGTTCTTCGCACGGGTTCAACAATGTATTCggtaaaaaaattctttgagagaagagatgttaaaacgacggaacattgtaattcattataaaatatatatgagtTGATTAAGAGaacatataatcagtttatgagattaagaattgacataatatttaggatgaaaacaattgaaacCAATAAAGGAATCAATGATGTGTTAATTAtgattatatattattcaaaattataaaaaaagagtgttgttgtaacaccctattttattatttatttactttaattgagtttagatgtctttttataatttagtcgatttattttgatgaatgatattttgttatgttatatgttggtatatattagtctaaaatattatgttatttggtgtagaaatatgttatttggtgttgaaatattatgttatttggtgtagaaatatatatgttatgtggtgtaagaatatatttgttatttggtatagaaatacatatgttatctggtgtagaaatatatttgttattttgtgtagaacatatgttatttggtgtatagatatatttgttatttggtgaagaaatatatatgttatagaaatataattgttatttgttatagaaatattatatatatatatatatatatatatatatatatatatatatatatatatgggtttgctacaatagacccaCTTCATTTTATAAAGTCTATTTTAGCATCCAGCACCTTTTTATTTGGACAAAAACCCacttttctctttctcattgGTTTCTTTGTTCTGTATTGTTCCTCTTTAACGTTTCCCAGTTtctttttatgcattgttcttccattttcttaaaCTGTTATCGGCAACTAGCAATACTACTGATCCATAAAAGGATATCTATGTATACCCCTtctatgaaaattttgaaaaaagaaaaggatttACGTATTAATTGAACAAATCTTCTTTGTAAgatttgcaaaatatttttttgtaattctAATCTTTTAGCATCATAAGTAGTTTTGTTCGAATTCAAATTGATCTCTGAAGTTAGAAtcccctcttttttttcttctgtcattgtttctatttgttttatgATTGTCTTTGTTTTAACATTATATGTGGTTATTAGATAGATTGTGGTTGTTTTGGATTCATGAATTTGTTGGGCTCCCACGATTACGACAATACTTTTGTTTTCTcgtaaaaaaacaactttttcttcttgtaaaaaaaataactttttttatgagatttggCTCCGGCGAGTTCTACTGTATGGAACGAACACCTTCAAGGTgttgatttcgtcgtcttaggAAGTAATGGTTAGAGGGTGATTGGTCTTAGCACTAGGTTTGAATGTTATAAATCATGAATTTGAGAATGAGTGGGTATTAACCATAGTTGcttaaattgaagaaaataaaatcgagagaggaataaataaaaaatgcaattggATGATTTCATAACAGTTTGCTGCACATGATCtgaagaatttgaagaaaatggaagaactcttccattagagagagagagagttggcgAGAGAATCAATAACAATAATGACAAGAAAAAAGtcactcaaaaaaataaagaaaaacatgaaCAATTAAGCAGTAAATACAATTTTACCCTTGACTTttgctttttttaaaatttgaaagatggGTTTTTGGTCCAAATGAAAAGGTGTTTGGCGCTAAAATAGACCTTCATAAAATGAAGtgggtctattgtagcaaatcctatatatatatatatatatatatatatatatatatatatagaatattgAGGCTGAGGGCAGAAtaggaaataagagaaaataagtaggttaatgatttatataaaaggaaagagttagaattagaaaataagtatCACGTGTAAcctatttttggagaaaaagggagaaaatcaAGATAGGAGAAGAGTCAGAGGGGAGAAAGCGGTATAGTCCTTTgtcgatcaatctaaggtaagggtgtgactagctttctctaataatgggttgtatgattctaaaaagaggtttaacatgttgttgttttgttagttttgatgttatagaaattagaGTTAAATTGcagaattgatgattttctaaaataatgttttggttcAAGTTtaatatggttttgagtctatTTTGATGCATATAAATGTTttgacaaactttgggatcaaatttgggcatagggaagttaaaattgagattttggggtgaaaaatgggtttttcccgagttgctctcccacagcacgtcctgtttcatgttcttgtgtctttttcacacacttctgttttgaattggcctttggtgtaaacatgaaagttttagataattgagttagctttccagtggctttggtttgacgtgaaaatgatttttggttcttgagatatgataaaaatactccaaggaggtcttagtgaaatcttatgaaaattcagcataaccgttccaagttaatccaaaacttaaggaataatttcaaacctcaaaactagaagtactatgagttcaactagggtgtttaagagtatttaacctatgttgtgatggatctaatttggtttgacgtgaatatctttgttggataatatgaaatacatatattatgtgaatgttgttgttgaataatttgtgTTACACATATTTATGTGGAAaaggtatgatatagaaaataatgttgttatatcattcaagtttttattattaatgatgctatgttgtgaagttgttgtctctgctgtattgattattaaatcattaagttgcatatgttggtcaagttgttaaagttgtaagttgttgtccatgtcgttaaagttgtaagttgttgtccatgtcgttgaagttgttggttgtcGTTGCATTAgctgttgagtccatgcatactcatttacgttgagggcttgatgccctatgagcttttgctctttaagttgagggcttgatgccctgggagtgtatttatgctcaatatgttgagggcttgatgccctttgagtttttgctctttaagttgagggcttgatgccctgggagtgtatttatgctcaatatgttgggggcttgatgccatggattggtaccacatgcatgattaagaagtcgaagttgcattttcgagtcaaagtcgttgttgatgagttgtcatccatgagttgttaagttgttgatgagttgttatccatg
It encodes:
- the LOC120575778 gene encoding disease resistance protein RPM1, with protein sequence MAETAVLFALGEVFKFLKEETNLLRGVHRDFSDIKDELEIILVFLKDADRRAADEADINDGIRTWVKQLREASFRIEDVIDEYLRLMHRANPPGCRSLCMTPRLIKTLIPRHKIASEIQDIKLTTHGIKKRSERYNFQISNEQGSSSSSNSSPGEAENGRWHDPRLSSLFIEETEIVGFEGPREEIYGWLLEGAAERTVISVVGMGGLGKTTLAKLVFESQKVTANFDCYACVTVSQSYTVRGLLINMMEQFCRGTEDPLPQMLHKKDDQSLIEEVRQYLQHKRYLIFFDDVWQEDFSDQIEFAMPNNNKGSRIIITTRMMHVAEFFKKSFLTHIHNLQLLPPNKAWELFCKKVFRFEPGGHCPPELKAVSKEIVQKCKQLPLAIVAIGGLLSTKSKTMIEWQNVSENMRLELGRNAHLTSLTKILSLSYDSLPYYLKPCILYFGIYPEDYSINHRRLTRQWIAEGFVKSDERRTLEQVAEEYLSELIHRSLIQVSNVGFEGKVKTCQVHDLLREVIIRKMKNLSFCHFVHEGDSVAVGITRRLSIASNSNNALQRTNNSHFRAIHVFGKGGLLEPFIGKLCSHSRILKVLDIQGTSLNHIPKNLGNLFHLRYLNLRNTKVKVLPKSIGELQNLETLDLRETHVHEMPGEINKLTKLRHLLAFHRNYDAKYSVLGFTTGVRMVKGIKNLTSLQKLCYVEVDHGGVDLIEEMEMLRQLWKLGLRHVKREHGNALSAAVEKMQHLESLNITAICEDEIIDLNFVSTPPKLRRLHLKARLQKLPNWVSKLEGLVEIKLALSKLKDDPMQSLKNLPNLLKLSVGHNTYEGEIFHFENEGFQKLKELVLRHVNRLNLILIEKGALISLEHIILEKIPQLKEIPSGCKHLDKLKVIDLSDMSDEFVNSIEPDKGHSYWIIKHVPRVFFRQWFGPKYYDYEIRTINSSSKES